A region from the Triticum urartu cultivar G1812 chromosome 1, Tu2.1, whole genome shotgun sequence genome encodes:
- the LOC125535032 gene encoding protein N-terminal glutamine amidohydrolase, producing the protein MADDGAAAGVDPSPSSPPIHPAAPDNPPIDAASFTHTPYYCEENVYLLCKELIRAGLADPAGNDLYAVFISNEEKKIPLWYQKASRTNDGFVLWDYHVICIQSRRNKGDVLDLVWDLDSSLPFPSPFLQYVADAIQPLAFGDSIYARLFRVVHGPVFLRSFASDRSHMKDPVGNWIELPPKYEPIVAEDGSTNNLNEYIAMTNNDVGDLESMVNDVYHKKHGVVINETLLPMFFSRLPEWHP; encoded by the exons ATGGCTGACGACGGAGCAGCCGCCGGCGTAGACCCCTCTCCTTCCTCTCCCCCTATCCATCCGGCGGCACCGGACAACCCGCCCATCGATGCCGCATCCTTCACCCACACCCCGTACTACTG TGAAGAAAATGTGTACTTGCTATGTAAGGAACTGATTAGAGCTGGACTTGCTGATCCTGCGGGCAATGACCTTTATGCTGTTTTCATATCAAATGAGGAAAAGAAG ATTCCCCTCTGGTATCAGAAAGCAAGTCGTACTAATGATGGATTTGTCTTGTGGGATTACCATGTAATCTGTATCCAG TCTAGGCGAAACAAAGGAGATGTTCTTGATCTTGTTTGGGATTTGGACTCCAGTCTTCCTTTCCCTTCTCCATTCCTCCAGTACGTTGCTGATGCCATTCAACCACTAGCATTTGGCGACTCCATCTATGCAAG ACTTTTCCGTGTAGTTCATGGTCCGGTATTTCTTCGATCATTTGCATCAGACAGAAGTCACATGAAGGACCCCGTGGGGAATTGGATTGAGTTACCCCCAAAATATGAACCAATTGTTGCGGAAG ATGGAAGCACAAATAACCTGAATGAGTACATTGCCATGACTAATAATGATGTCGGAGACCTGGAAAGCATGGTTAATGATGTCTACCACAAGAAACATGGAGTGGTGATAAACGAAACGTTGCTCCCCATGTTCTTCTCCCGGTTGCCTGAATGGCATCCTTAA
- the LOC125516161 gene encoding serine/threonine-protein kinase-like protein At3g51990 yields the protein MGYLSCRADSSAATCRSITAISPLPISRRSRPPAAAGLPPAAPPEIERFAYDDLEAATSRFADAALLGRGSHGAVYKAVLPSGRAVAVKRPSPRRAEVDNEIRILSSVRGPRLVNLLGYSDPGPGPDPLRRPRLLVVEYMPNGTLYDLLHSNPRPPGWPRRVRLALQTARALRALHDAEPAVIHRDVKSANVLLDAHLDAHLGDFGLALRVPKRDGGPGNAATPAPAGTLGYLDPAYVTPESLSTKTDVFSFGILLLEIMSGRKAIDVQYSPPSVVEWAVPLLRKGKVVALFDPRVAPPRDPVTRRDLASLAASCVRSCRERRPSMADIVERLAVISKAVSAKVWNGMAVVGNPCAIVDVQKTISKRAAASEKESTSALAFDDDDKEADATLEELVPLVGAKKPPRPLKNGKVFSEAGDGERRNLLELMARIDGVAGQRFGISRARTVRGTSDLIQKDAVLILRRNQTVRVVESEALGKVERVSCLDASIKHKPAKEFQEKPEKMQDKADGVQERAEKIQEKEGKIQENPGEIGKVENIQEKTGQILDKAEKIEEKTGQILDKAEKIQGTPEKVQENERKIQEHTEVVQHNVEKIQDKAEKIQCKLKQS from the coding sequence ATGGGGTACCTCTCCTGCCGGGCGGACTCGTCCGCGGCGACGTGCCGCTCCATCACGGCCATCTCGCCGCTCCCCATCTCGCGCCGCTCACGGCCCCCCGCCGCCGCAGGGctgccgcccgccgccccgccggagaTCGAACGCTTCGCGTACGACGACCTGGAGGCCGCCACGTCCCGCTTCGCCGACGCCGCGCTGCTCGGCCGGGGCAGCCACGGGGCCGTCTACAAGGCCGTGCTCCCCTCGGGCCGCGCCGTCGCCGTCAAGCGGCCCTCCCCGCGCCGCGCCGAGGTGGACAACGAGATCCGCATCCTCTCCTCCGTGCGCGGCCCGcgcctcgtcaacctcctcggctaCTCCGACCCCGGCCCGGGCCCCGACCCGCTGCGCCGCCCGCGCCTGCTCGTCGTCGAGTACATGCCCAACGGCACGCTCTACGACCTGCTCCACTCCAACCCGCGCCCGCCCGGCTGGCCCCGCCGCGTCCGCCTCGCGCTGCAGACCGCCAGGGCGCTCCGCGCGCTCCATGACGCCGAGCCCGCCGTCATCCACCGCGACGTCAAGTCCGCCAACGTCCTGCTCGACGCCCACCTCGACGCGCACCTCGGCGACTTCGGCCTCGCCCTCCGCGTCCCCAAGCGGGACGGCGGCCCCGGCAATGCCGCCACGCCGGCGCCCGCGGGCACGCTCGGCTACCTCGACCCGGCCTACGTCACCCCGGAGAGCCTCAGCACCAAGACCGACGTCTTCAGCTTCGGGATCCTGCTGCTGGAGATCATGAGCGGACGCAAGGCCATCGACGTTCAGTACTCGCCGCCCTCCGTCGTCGAGTGGGCGGTGCCCCTGCTACGCAAGGGGAAGGTCGTCGCGCTGTTTGACCCACGGGTGGCGCCGCCCCGCGACCCAGTCACTCGGAGGGACCTGGCTTCGCTGGCGGCGAGCTGTGTGCGGTCCTGCCGGGAGCGACGGCCTTCAATGGCTGACATTGTTGAGCGGCTCGCCGTCATCAGCAAGGCGGTGTCTGCCAAGGTGTGGAACGGGATGGCGGTGGTAGGGAACCCTTGCGCCATTGTTGATGTTCAGAAGACCATCTCGAAGCGAGCTGCTGCATCGGAGAAGGAATCGACTTCAGCATTGGCATTTGATGATGATGATAAGGAGGCAGATGCGACCTTGGAGGAGCTGGTGCCGCTGGTGGGTGCCAAGAAACCACCACGACCGTTGAAGAACGGAAAGGTGTTCTCTGAGGCAGGGGATGGTGAGAGGAGAAATCTATTGGAGCTGATGGCTCGGATTGATGGTGTTGCTGGCCAAAGATTTGGCATCAGTCGGGCAAGAACAGTGCGCGGCACTAGTGATCTTATACAAAAGGATGCAGTCTTGATCCTGAGGAGGAACCAAACCGTAAGAGTGGTTGAATCAGAGGCACTCGGTAAAGTTGAAAGGGTTTCGTGTTTAGATGCAAGCATCAAGCATAAACCTGCAAAAGAATTTCAAGAGAAACCAGAGAAAATGCAAGACAAGGCCGATGGAGTGCAAGAGAGAGCAGAGAAAATCCAAGAGAAGGAAGGCAAAATCCAAGAAAATCCAGGGGAAATTGGTAAAGTTGAGAATATCCAAGAAAAGACGGGGCAAATCCTTGACAAAGCTGAGAAAATCGAAGAAAAGACAGGGCAGATCCTTGACAAAGCGGAGAAAATCCAAGGCACGCCGGAGAAAGTCCAAGAAAATGAAAGAAAAATCCAAGAGCACACGGAGGTAGTCCAACACAATGTGGAGAAGATCCAAGACAAAGCAGAGAAGATCCAATGCAAGTTGAAACAAAGTTAA